One Halopelagius longus genomic window, CGAAGAACACGAGATCGGTGCGGTTTTGGACCGGAGTCCGTCATCTTAGATGCGAGTAGCGTCAACTGTAGAAGACAGATCAGTTACTGCTCGTGCCTTAGAACACTGCCCCCTAAAAAGCCGTAGTTTCGGTGCATCACTTCCCTTCTCTCAGTTCTTCCCCGTGTTCTGCACAGAGAATGTCGCCCGTCTCGGTATGAAAAAAGAACTCATCGCCGGGGGTGATCTGCTCTCCGTCTTCGGCGCATCCATCTGCGTGCTTCAGAAAGTACTTCCCTTCCTCGCCTCCGGTTTCTAATCGCCCCGCCTGTACGGCAAATCGGACGAGACCTTCCCCGATCTGAGTTCGGTCGGTCGTGTCCGCCGTCTCGAAGTGAATGACTGGCACAGGAATCACCTGCAATCACCTACTGCTGCCAGATGGATAAAATCTCACTCGCGTTACTTCGCCGCCTTACTGGACTTCGAGTGGACTCCTTCGGTCGTCTGGACGGCGGTGGACACCAGCAAGCAGTTTCACGGATCGCATCGGTATCTGGCGGTAGATTTATTGATTTCTCACGACGATCTGTACTATGTCAGATTTCGGAGAACTGACCGCTGAAGTGCGTGGCGATATCGCGAACAGATTGTCCGAAGCTAGAGATACGCCCGTGTCGGTAACTCACGTTGAAAGTTCGCTTACGGATAATCAGATCGTCCTTTCGATCGAAGGGAATCCTCGAGAACTATTCCCGGAGCTGGACGATGAACTGAATTACGCCGAACTGTCGATGGTGGAACTAAAAATGTCCGTCACACCATCCAAGGAATTTGTCGATTTCCAAGATGCGGAACTCCCGGAGTGCTAATTACGGTACGCGAGCGCATCGTAGAACCGTTTTTTGTACGAATAGCGGTTGTCAAACTCCGGCGAACTCTCGGTCGATTAACTTCTGGCGGCTGGAGGGTCCCAAAAGGTCGGCTCGCCGACTTCGAGACCGAGGGGGTGAGTCGCAACACGATAGACAGGAGTTCGAGGACCCCATCGAACGAGTCTTCCCAACCAAGTGAGCGCGATAGGTCCTTTGAGAAAGTCGGTAGAGACGCTCACCCGTCGGTGAGAAGCGACGGCTCTTCGAACGCCATCTCGACCTCGTCCAGAGTCCCGAGGAGGTCCGCTACCGTCGGAGCGACTGCGCGTGCGTCCACTTCGTCGTTTAAGACAAGTTCGGGTGCAGACGGTCCTCCGAGGGCGTACAGACCCCCGGCCGAGGGGTCGACTCTCCCGTGAGACCCACCGACTTTCGTGGGATCGAGCGACGCCAGTCCCGTCTCACCCACGAAGAGTTCACAGGGGTCGAACCCCGGTTTCGCGTGGATGTCCATCTCGGTCGCGTACCGAGGGGCCTCGTCTCGATCGTGCCACCAGTAGTACTGAAACCACGCGTCTCGTTCGGCAACGAGGACGACGTCGCCGGCGTTCGGGTGATCGATGTGGTGTTCGCGCTTACCGTCCGCACCCAGAACTCGCTCGACGCCGTCGAGTTCCGCTAACGCACTACGCGCTTTCTCCACGTGAGCGTCGTCGACGTACACGTGCGCTATCTGATGGTCGACCATCGCAAACGCCCGTGACCTCGCGAGGTCCACTTCTTGCCCCCCGCTTCCGTCGTCGGTCACCGAGAGCAGTCCCGCCGACCGGAGCGCGCGGTTCGGAAAGACCGGCGTCTCGACCGCATGGAAGCCGTATTCGCTCACGACGTTGACCACCGTCTCCTCCCACCGGTTGTCGGTCCGTAGTGCATCGAGGAACTCCCCGACTAGCTCATCGACCACCGCGAGTTCGGATTCGAGTTCGTCTCCCGGACCGTTCCGAAGTCCGGCGTAGTCGAGGTGAGGCACGTACACCCAGAGCATGTCGGGGTCGTACCGCTCTACTGCCTCTATGGCGGCGTTCAGTATCCACTCGCTGCTCTCCTCGTTGGCCATCGGTCCCCAGTAGTTGTGGAGAGGGAAGTGACCGTACTCCTCCTGCAGGTCGCCGTAGAAGTCGTCGGGGTTCGTCCAGCAGTTCATCTCGACGAGGTTGTCGTCCTCGTCTTCGATCGGCGACGGCGTCACGGCCACGTCTGCGGTCGTTCCGATGAGGTGTTGGAAGAAGAGGGCACCCGTCGTCAGTCCGGCGTCCTGAGCCGTCTCCCAGAGACGGTTTCGGTCGCCGCGGTCGCGTTCCCAGAAGGCGACTTCGTCTCGTTCGCGGTCGTACTGCCCGTTCGCGACGTCGCCGTGCTCCCTCGGCCCGCAGCCTTCGGCGAGGGTGGTCTGTACCGGGACGGTTACCGCAGGGAACGGCGGGCGTAGGGGCGCGACGGAGTCGAGGAGGCCGGCGAGATTAGGGGTCTTCTCCGTTCGGACGTGTTCGGGACGGAGACCGACGACGTCGAGAACGATCACCCGACCGGCACCGTCTGAGTGATCCACCGGTCTCACTCCCCCGTGTGACTGTTCGCGTACTCTCGGAGGCGGTCGAACTGTAGGGAGAGATCGTGCTCGTCGACCCCCAGCGGTTGTTTGAAGAACGAGGCGAGTTGCGGCTGGAGTCCGGATTCGCCTCGTTCGTCCGCGAACGCGACGAGTCGAACGAGGTCGAGTACGAGCGGTGCGGCGAGCGCCGAATCTGACCCCTCCCACGTGAACTGCATCTTCATCCGCGTCCCGAGGAACCCGTCGAACCTGATGTCGTCCCAAGCGGTCTTCCAGTCCGCTAGCGGCGGCGCGTAGTCGATACGGACGCGGTTGTGGAAGTCACCGTCGAGAATGCCTTCGAGAACGCCACCCTTGGTTTCGAGTTTCCCGGCCTCGTTCTCCTCGTCTTCGAGTACCTCGCCGTCCGCGTTCCCGAGAATGTTGTGCCCCTCCCACGAACGGACGCGCAGGTTTCGAGACGCGAACATCGGTGCGAGCGCCGACTTGACGAGCGTCTCACCCGTCTTCGCGTCGCGGCCCATGTGCGGGACTCCGTTTTTGTCCGCCAGTTCCACGAGGCCGCCGAGCGCACTCCCCGTACTGGGAGTGAAGTTGACGTAGGGACGTCCGTCGACGAGTGCGGCGTACGCGTACAGCGAACTTGCCGGAAGGTCGCTGTCGTCGTCTGCCATCGCCCCCTCGAACGCCGAGAGCGTGTCGTACCGCTCGGGATTCGAAAGCGGGGGTTCGCTCGAAGCGGCGTTTACGACGACGATTCTGTCGAGGTCGTTCTCTCGCGCGAACGAGCGGTAGTCGGAGCGAATCTGCTCGACGACGTCCTCGACCGACGGCTCTCTCAACGTCTCGTCCGCGAGGTCGGTGACGGCGTTTCCACAGTTGACCGCCGTACCGACTTCGATGCGCTCGTCGACCGCTTCGAGGTCTTCGCGGACTGCGTCCACGGTCTCTCTCGATGGTATGCCGTTCTCGGACAGCGTACGCGCCGTTTCGAGGACGGACGTCCGTCGAATGTCGTGGCCGCCGAAGATCAACCGTTCGACGGAGGGGAGATCTAACCGTGAGCAGGGCTCTCGTGCCGTCACCATCCCCGTCGTATCGGCTTCGCCGTGAGCAATCGCGCGCGCACCGACGATAGCCGTCGTCGCCACGTTACCGCGAGCGCCGACGATCCAGACGCCGGTCTTACTCATACTGTACCCGGAGAGTCACACTGATCGGTTGTACTGCGTTCATCGCACACTATCCGTCTGTACGGAAACTCTAATCAACCCTCGGAAGGATCACCATCCGTGATTGTACTTCTAGTCCCTACGAACGGACAATTAAAAAACACATTCGTACCGAGGGCCAATTACACCTAAACGTCTCTCTTCCGCATATTATCGCCATGCGCGTCATTGACCCTCACATGCACATGGTTTCTCGCTCGACGGACGACTACGAGCGGGCACGAAGTGCAGGAATCGAGTGCTGTATCGAACCAGCGTTCTGGAGCGGGACCGACAAACGGCATGCGGGGTCGTTCTTCGACTACTTCGAGCAGATCATCGAACACGAGACCGAAAGGGCGGAACGAGTCGCCGGCATCGACCACTACGTTACGATAGCCCTCGAACCGAAGGAGGCGAACTACCCGGAGATAGCAGAGGAGATTATGGAGAGAATCCCCGAGTACCTCAACCGGGACCCGGTAGTCGGCGTCGGAGAGATAGGCCTCGACCAAGATACGCCGGAGGAACGAGACGCCTTCCGTCGGCAGCTTCGAATGGCCGAAGAACGGGAGCTTCCGGTCATCGTCCACACGCCTCACACGAACAAACCGGAAGGCACGGAGACGATCGTCGATATGATCGAAGACGAGGACGTCACCCAAGAGCGGATAATCATCGACCACAACACCGAGAACACCATCGATACGTCGATACAGACGGACTGTTGGGTCGGCTTCACGCTGTACCCCGGAAAGATCGAGGACGACGCCGCCATCGACCTCCTCGAAGAGTACGGCACGGAGAAGATGATTCTCAACAGCGCGGCGGACTGGGATCCGTCGGATCCGCTCGCCGTACCGAAGGCCCGCGACAAGATGCTCGACAGGGGGTGGGACCGTGAGGAGGTCCGGAAGGTTGTCTTCGAGAACCCCTACGAGTTCTTCGACCAATCGCCCAACTTCGATTACGAACCCTGAGTACTACTTCGACCATGCAATTCGGATTCTCAACCAACGCGTTCCGAAAGTACGGCCTCACCGAATCCATCGAAGTCCTCGCCGACGCGGGCT contains:
- a CDS encoding alkaline phosphatase family protein, which codes for MDHSDGAGRVIVLDVVGLRPEHVRTEKTPNLAGLLDSVAPLRPPFPAVTVPVQTTLAEGCGPREHGDVANGQYDRERDEVAFWERDRGDRNRLWETAQDAGLTTGALFFQHLIGTTADVAVTPSPIEDEDDNLVEMNCWTNPDDFYGDLQEEYGHFPLHNYWGPMANEESSEWILNAAIEAVERYDPDMLWVYVPHLDYAGLRNGPGDELESELAVVDELVGEFLDALRTDNRWEETVVNVVSEYGFHAVETPVFPNRALRSAGLLSVTDDGSGGQEVDLARSRAFAMVDHQIAHVYVDDAHVEKARSALAELDGVERVLGADGKREHHIDHPNAGDVVLVAERDAWFQYYWWHDRDEAPRYATEMDIHAKPGFDPCELFVGETGLASLDPTKVGGSHGRVDPSAGGLYALGGPSAPELVLNDEVDARAVAPTVADLLGTLDEVEMAFEEPSLLTDG
- a CDS encoding inositol-3-phosphate synthase, with amino-acid sequence MSKTGVWIVGARGNVATTAIVGARAIAHGEADTTGMVTAREPCSRLDLPSVERLIFGGHDIRRTSVLETARTLSENGIPSRETVDAVREDLEAVDERIEVGTAVNCGNAVTDLADETLREPSVEDVVEQIRSDYRSFARENDLDRIVVVNAASSEPPLSNPERYDTLSAFEGAMADDDSDLPASSLYAYAALVDGRPYVNFTPSTGSALGGLVELADKNGVPHMGRDAKTGETLVKSALAPMFASRNLRVRSWEGHNILGNADGEVLEDEENEAGKLETKGGVLEGILDGDFHNRVRIDYAPPLADWKTAWDDIRFDGFLGTRMKMQFTWEGSDSALAAPLVLDLVRLVAFADERGESGLQPQLASFFKQPLGVDEHDLSLQFDRLREYANSHTGE
- a CDS encoding TatD family hydrolase; the protein is MRVIDPHMHMVSRSTDDYERARSAGIECCIEPAFWSGTDKRHAGSFFDYFEQIIEHETERAERVAGIDHYVTIALEPKEANYPEIAEEIMERIPEYLNRDPVVGVGEIGLDQDTPEERDAFRRQLRMAEERELPVIVHTPHTNKPEGTETIVDMIEDEDVTQERIIIDHNTENTIDTSIQTDCWVGFTLYPGKIEDDAAIDLLEEYGTEKMILNSAADWDPSDPLAVPKARDKMLDRGWDREEVRKVVFENPYEFFDQSPNFDYEP